AAGATGTTTTGATTTTGCAGGGATCTACATAACAACAAGCTGACTGGTCCAATCCCTCCACAGGTTGGGAGACTGAAAAGGCTCAAAGTACTGTATGTTCATTGTTCTCTTACAATGATATAGTGTTGTTTTGATCTTctgtctttttcattttttttgcatttgtttattgttctgAGACTTGAATGTGACAAGAGTTTGTTATATTGTCTCACTAATCATTTACTCTGTTGTAATAACCATTAGGAACCTGAGGTGGAATAAACTACAAGATGTGATTCCCCCTGAGATTGGGGAGCTGAAGAGGCTAACACATTTGTAAGTACCTCTTCTTGTTATGCTTCTGACAAGTGTTCACTTTAGTACAAATGAAAACATGGCTTTTTTTTTAAGGTACTTGAGCTTCAATAGCTTCAAAGGAGAGATTCCAAAGGAGTTAGCTGCTCTACCCGAGCTTCGGTATCTATATCTTCAAGAAAACCGTCTCATTGGTAGAATACCTGCTGAGCTAGGGACACTTCAAAACCTCCGCCACCTGTAAACACTCACTTCACATCTTCTACTTAAACTGAGATTTGGTTTCATTTTGTGTCTTCATTCTTATTCTCAGAGACGTTGGTAACAATCATTTGGTGGGAACTATACGGGAGCTCATTCGTTTTGATGGTAGCTTCCCATCTCTTCGCAACCTGTAAGCATTCTTCTCTTTCACTTCTCTTTTTCCATTTGATGATACACACACTAAAAACCTCTGATCCTTTTAGGTACTTGAATAATAACTATTTGAGTGGAGGAGTCCCTGCTCAGCTTTCTAATCTTTCCAGCTTAGAGATTGTGTAAGCACTCTCTACAATGCACATTCTCTAATAAACTGTATAAGGATAACTCTTATCTCTGTTTACTTCATCTTGTAGGTACTTGTC
This genomic interval from Raphanus sativus cultivar WK10039 unplaced genomic scaffold, ASM80110v3 Scaffold3849, whole genome shotgun sequence contains the following:
- the LOC130506975 gene encoding probable leucine-rich repeat receptor-like protein kinase At1g35710, whose product is MFFYSFASLLDPFFVSFKQTMAFPRFEILVICVLSLFFVLAHSKTLKRDVKALNEIKASLGWRVVYSWVGDDPCGDGDLPPWSGVTCSTQGDYRVVTELEVYAVSIVGPFPIAVTNLLDLTRLDLHNNKLTGPIPPQVGRLKRLKVLNLRWNKLQDVIPPEIGELKRLTHLYLSFNSFKGEIPKELAALPELRYLYLQENRLIGRIPAELGTLQNLRHLDVGNNHLVGTIRELIRFDGSFPSLRNLYLNNNYLSGGVPAQLSNLSSLEIVYLSYNKLIGNIPFAISH